A genomic window from Acidobacteriota bacterium includes:
- a CDS encoding Ig-like domain-containing protein gives MATVLLFASGCGGSSGGASTAPAPSVTSLSITTPDNASMFAIGQAFTFTAAATMSNGATQPVSGTWGSDAPAVATASGNGDVRFVGAGEVTVFVDYAGVRGTKRVRGIPNFQGTWVGSYLIAGCEHSGAFAGVDFCREFPNNRVLPLSFVFTQTNDSVSGTASLGTLRSNQASGPIAMDGTLALPATYQDGTFTLTESWVLQSREPGRIAGRVLVIWRAAGASGEGRTAGELFNVNRTSTISVAPPAPGAAPRTIDDLVRAVRQPRS, from the coding sequence GTGGCAACAGTCCTTCTCTTCGCCTCGGGCTGCGGGGGTTCGAGCGGCGGCGCCAGCACCGCGCCGGCGCCGTCGGTGACATCCCTCAGCATCACCACGCCCGACAACGCGTCCATGTTCGCGATCGGGCAGGCGTTCACGTTCACCGCGGCCGCGACCATGTCGAACGGGGCGACGCAGCCGGTCTCCGGCACGTGGGGCTCCGACGCGCCGGCGGTGGCGACCGCGAGCGGCAACGGCGACGTCCGCTTTGTCGGGGCTGGCGAGGTCACCGTGTTCGTCGATTACGCGGGCGTGCGCGGCACGAAACGGGTGCGCGGCATCCCGAATTTCCAGGGGACGTGGGTCGGAAGCTATCTCATCGCCGGGTGCGAGCACTCGGGCGCGTTTGCGGGCGTGGACTTCTGCCGTGAGTTCCCGAACAACCGGGTGCTTCCCCTGAGCTTCGTGTTCACGCAGACGAACGACTCGGTGAGCGGCACGGCATCGCTGGGCACGTTGCGATCAAACCAGGCGAGCGGCCCGATCGCGATGGATGGGACGCTGGCGCTCCCGGCGACCTACCAGGACGGCACGTTCACGCTGACTGAATCGTGGGTGCTGCAGTCGCGCGAGCCGGGCAGGATCGCCGGCCGCGTGCTGGTGATCTGGCGCGCCGCCGGCGCGAGCGGCGAAGGGCGCACGGCCGGCGAGCTGTTCAACGTGAACCGGACGTCCACCATTTCCGTGGCTCCGCCGGCCCCCGGCGCGGCGCCGCGCACGATCGACGACCTCGTTCGGGCCGTCAGGCAGCCTCGATCGTGA
- a CDS encoding transcriptional regulator, producing MRNSELIRQWRILQAIDVTPTGVSVRRLAGKLTVHQRTIRRDLDALERAGFPIYCDRDNGTALYKFNTKPFKRLEQIGLGLPEVCALYMSRSMLDALAALPFRDDLASAMTKMESTLPDGVRKFLDALPAVLQAKAEPRKRRDERRLQEIMPRIIDTSLNRKRVRMSYHSFSSRRVKEYLIEPLRLAYAQGGIYLIAYVPEYGQPRTFAVERIRTYAETGERFEAASRTLTDKPFKNSLGVHTGEARRIEIEFDRQVSAYVNEREWHPSQRVNERPDGSVLVALDVCIDPALRSWILSFGPFARVVAPRELAEEILEELEEAREKYAPRMDFEGSAMPRMYQVTMPRLPFSRPS from the coding sequence GTGAGGAACTCCGAGCTGATTCGGCAGTGGAGGATCCTGCAGGCGATCGACGTCACGCCGACGGGAGTCTCCGTGCGGCGGCTGGCGGGAAAACTGACCGTCCACCAGCGCACGATCCGCCGGGACCTCGACGCGCTCGAGCGCGCGGGGTTCCCGATCTACTGCGACCGCGACAACGGGACGGCGCTCTACAAGTTCAACACGAAGCCGTTCAAACGGCTGGAGCAGATCGGCCTGGGGCTGCCGGAAGTGTGCGCGCTGTACATGAGCCGATCGATGCTCGACGCGCTGGCGGCGCTGCCGTTCCGCGACGACCTCGCCAGCGCGATGACGAAGATGGAGTCAACGCTGCCCGACGGCGTCCGCAAGTTCCTCGACGCGCTGCCGGCGGTGCTGCAGGCCAAGGCGGAACCGCGCAAGCGGCGCGACGAGCGGCGCCTGCAGGAGATCATGCCGCGCATCATCGACACTTCGCTCAACCGCAAGCGGGTGCGGATGTCGTATCACTCGTTTTCAAGCCGGCGGGTGAAGGAATACCTCATCGAGCCGCTGCGGCTCGCCTACGCGCAGGGCGGGATCTACCTGATCGCGTACGTCCCGGAGTACGGGCAGCCGCGCACGTTCGCCGTCGAGCGCATCCGCACGTACGCGGAAACCGGGGAGCGATTCGAGGCCGCCTCGCGCACGCTGACCGACAAGCCGTTCAAGAACTCGCTCGGCGTACACACGGGAGAAGCGAGGCGGATCGAGATTGAGTTCGACCGCCAGGTGTCGGCGTACGTCAACGAGCGCGAGTGGCACCCCTCGCAGCGGGTGAACGAACGGCCCGACGGCTCGGTCCTGGTCGCGCTTGATGTCTGCATCGACCCGGCGCTCAGAAGCTGGATCCTCAGCTTCGGCCCCTTTGCGCGCGTCGTCGCGCCACGCGAGCTGGCGGAAGAAATCCTCGAGGAACTCGAGGAAGCGCGCGAGAAGTACGCGCCGCGGATGGACTTCGAAGGGTCCGCGATGCCGCGCATGTACCAGGTGACAATGCCGCGGCTGCCCTTCTCACGGCCGTCGTAA